In Procambarus clarkii isolate CNS0578487 chromosome 5, FALCON_Pclarkii_2.0, whole genome shotgun sequence, the following are encoded in one genomic region:
- the SmB gene encoding small nuclear ribonucleoprotein-associated protein B, producing MTFSKNNKMLGHIGYRMKVTMQDSRTFIGIFKAFDKHMNVILADCEEFRCVRGKKNKEEKQEKRTMGLLLLRGETIVTMTLEGPPPTEDGPRVNLPGASPGPGVGRPAGRGMPGTGGGGLQGPVRGVGGPSQQMMQPAARAGPQLNVPPRGGPPGSMPPHMMGGMPPHMGRGGPMAPPGSSMMRGGPPGGRPY from the exons ATG ACATTTTCGAAGAATAATAAAATGCTGGGCCACATAGGTTATCGGATGAAGGTAACCATGCAGGACAGTCGAACGTTCATAGGGATATTTAAAG CATTTGATAAACACATGAATGTCATCCTCGCCGATTGTGAGGAGTTCCGGTGTGTTCGAGGAAAAAAGAACAAAGAAGAAAAGCAGGAGAAGCGGACTATGGGTTTGCTTTTACTGCGAGGTGAAACCATCGTCACCATGACCTTGGAGGGTCCTCCACCTACAgag GATGGCCCACGTGTTAATCTGCCTGGAGCTTCCCCTGGGCCTGGTGTGGGTCGCCCTGCCGGCCGTGGGATGCCAGGAACTGGAGGCGGCGGCCTGCAAGGCCCAGTGCGGGGAGTGGGCGGCCCATCACAACAGATGATGCAGCCAGCAGCTCGGGCTGGACCCCAGTTGAACGTGCCCCCCAGAGGAGGACCCCCAGGCAGCATGCCCCCACACATGATGGGAGGTATGCCCCCACACATGGGTCGAGGAGGGCCCATGGCTCCCCCAGGCAGCTCCATGATGAGAGGAG GTCCTCCAGGTGGCCGGCCTTACTAG